The following proteins come from a genomic window of Candidatus Paceibacterota bacterium:
- the pilM gene encoding type IV pilus assembly protein PilM: MPLFLPKTEAFGIDLSDRSVKMGQVKKKGSKLVLKSLGEKEIPAGFINDGIINKDKEQELIKIIQECKNSVLGAKIKTKKAICSLPEENSFIKVINIPGMKEEEMENVIKWQIESNFPVKMQNVYFDWQIIEGKEKSQKKQKKIQEKNKENQEETHPICVSVVPKEVINSYFSIFKNSGIEPIVFEIESMATVRSLIKSYIERPVIILDIGKCGAGLTFFSGETILFTSHIDISGQKFVEVISKSLGVSLDRAEKIKRKVGLAGLQKQGIKLSKINFPLTNLVADVKTPKIEGEKKIGEKEDEVDAEKVFNALVPILTDLSEQIKQYIDYFKDFKETKEIPVGSIEKIIVCGGESRLIGFTDFIHASLNVSTEIANIPEKISISKNITKNPSVRDFLSYTTVVGLAIRGATAEII; this comes from the coding sequence ATGCCATTATTTCTTCCAAAAACTGAAGCGTTTGGGATAGATCTATCTGATCGTTCAGTTAAAATGGGTCAAGTAAAAAAGAAAGGATCTAAATTAGTATTAAAAAGTCTTGGCGAGAAAGAAATTCCAGCCGGCTTTATAAACGACGGTATTATTAATAAAGACAAAGAACAAGAGCTGATAAAAATAATTCAAGAATGTAAAAATAGTGTCTTGGGGGCAAAGATTAAAACAAAAAAAGCTATTTGTTCATTGCCAGAAGAAAATAGTTTTATAAAAGTTATTAATATTCCAGGAATGAAAGAAGAAGAAATGGAAAATGTAATAAAATGGCAAATTGAATCAAACTTTCCTGTAAAAATGCAGAACGTTTATTTTGATTGGCAAATCATTGAGGGAAAGGAAAAAAGCCAGAAAAAACAAAAAAAAATACAGGAGAAAAATAAAGAAAATCAAGAAGAGACACATCCAATTTGTGTATCGGTTGTGCCAAAAGAAGTAATTAACTCGTATTTTTCTATTTTTAAAAATTCTGGCATTGAGCCAATAGTTTTTGAGATTGAATCAATGGCAACAGTAAGAAGTCTTATTAAAAGTTATATAGAGCGTCCGGTAATCATTCTTGACATAGGGAAGTGTGGCGCTGGTCTTACATTTTTTTCTGGAGAGACGATCTTATTCACTTCGCACATTGATATATCAGGACAGAAGTTTGTCGAAGTAATATCTAAGTCTTTAGGGGTAAGTCTTGATAGGGCGGAGAAGATAAAAAGAAAGGTGGGTCTTGCTGGTCTTCAAAAACAAGGTATAAAACTTTCTAAAATTAATTTTCCACTAACAAATCTAGTTGCCGATGTTAAAACTCCTAAAATTGAAGGTGAGAAAAAAATAGGAGAAAAAGAAGATGAAGTCGATGCAGAAAAAGTTTTTAATGCTCTTGTTCCGATCCTTACCGATCTTTCAGAGCAAATTAAACAGTATATTGATTATTTTAAAGATTTTAAGGAAACGAAAGAAATTCCTGTTGGTTCAATTGAAAAAATCATAGTTTGTGGAGGAGAATCAAGATTAATAGGTTTTACTGATTTTATTCACGCCTCATTAAATGTTTCAACGGAAATAGCAAATATTCCAGAAAAAATTTCTATTTCAAAAAACATAACTAAAAACCCTTCGGTGCGTGATTTTTTATCATACACAACAGTTGTGGGTCTTGCTATAAGAGGAGCAACGGCAGAAATAATTTGA